In Acaryochloris marina S15, the genomic window GGCCCCTGGCACTGAGCAACGCATCGAGTTGCCAATCGCTCGCCTTCCCACTCAGACCATGTTGTCCTTACCCGTTCATGTGATCAATGGTCATAGTGATGGTCCACACCTATGGCTCAGTGCAGCAATTCATGGGGATGAACTGAATGGCGTGGAAATTATTCGCCAAGTCTTGGAGCAGGTTAAGCCCAACAAGTTACAGGGAGCCTTGTTAGCCGTCCCCATTGTCAATATATTTGGCTTTATTGAGCAATCCCGGTACCTTCCCGATCGCCGGGATCTCAATCGGTCATTTCCAGGCTCTGCTAAAGGATCATTAGCTGGCCGGATAGCCCACCTATTTATGAAAGAAATAGTAAGCCATTGTAGCCATGGCATTGATCTTCATACTGCATCCAATCATCGGGTTAATTTGCCCCAAATTCGGGCCAATCTAGATGATTCAGAAACTTATCGATGTGCTCAGGCTTTTGGTGCACCTGCCATCATCCACGCCAACACTCGGGATGGGTCTTTACGGCAAGCTGCTGCAAAGCAAGGTATTTCCGTTTTGCTATATGAGTCAGGAGAAGCCCTTCGATTTGACCAAGAGGCTATCAAGGTCGGTGTTGAAGGAGTATTACAGGTGATGTCAGTGTTGAAGATGTTGGATTCCGACTCCACAAACACGCAGGGCACAACACCACAAGAGTCCCGAGATACCAAATGGGTCAGAGCCTCTCAAAGTGGAATTCTACATTTGCAGATAGAGTTGGGACAAGCAGTTAGCAAACGCCAAAAAATTGGCTATATTGCTGATGCATTAGGTGATACTAACAAAAGGGTTCAGTCTCCCTGTGATGGGATGGTCATTGGCTTTACAAAAAACCCTTTAGTCAACCAAGGAGATGGGATCGTTCATATAGCCGCTGGCTCCTTTAGAAATTGAACCCAATAGCTGAAGGCCATCACCAATTGATTCAACTGGTTTGGGCAGTCTCCAATTCAAGCAGAATAAGCAACAGAATTTCTTAGCATGAATTTTACACTAGACCTCTAGTAAATTGGATTTGCGTATGGTATCGAGCCTGATGTTCTTCCTATTCAGTGTCATACCTGATGAATTACAAAACAGCCCAAAAGCTGAGTGCAAAGGACTTCAAGCGATGAAGTGGAGTCTACTAGCAAACCTTCAAACGCATGCTCCACGCATGGCACACCCACGTCATTGATATACGACTTAATATCCCTTCATCTATCTCAAATAAATAGCTGAGTGCAAGGAAAGCGATCGCTAAGCATTGCACTCATGGGGCTACCTGTATAAACTTCGATCTGGGCAGTTGGTGGAGTCTCAAAGAGGAGTTGTTGACCAGGAAAGACAGCCCGCTCAAAATAAAAGTAAGGAATATTGACAATCCGTAAAACCTGAAAGTGAGCGGTTTGGTTGACGTAGCAACAACAGCGTTGTGCCAAAGTAGTTGGGCGCTTCTCAACAGCAAGCATTATTCGCTTATCCTTAAAGGTACCGAATCTCTTACAGCTGCGTTGGTGATGACTTGGTTCTCTTGGACTACCGAAGTATCCAGAGCGAGGGGATTTTCTATTTCTGGAGTTATAGCCGACATTGCAGAATTTATCATCCCTAAATGACTGAGGCCAGAGACACCAAGAGGGCTAAAGCCAACCCTCGCTAAGGCTAAAAATGTTTGTTCTAAAGAGATAAATGGGTTCATCGCAACAAGATAACGCAGCCATAGTAAGAGGATACTCATTGAATGTTTCATATCTGTGTCATCCAGATATCAATGATGCTGGAATTACCTTTGGTGGTTTGATATGCTCCCGTGACAGATTAGACATGGAGATGCCACAACAGCTCGATAAGCTTATTGATGATATCTTCCCGAGTGGGATTGGAGTTCACATTGCTAACAGTTTTATCCCTCTTATCTAATACAGCCACCATTGGTTTATTAGTGACAATGAGCCTTAACGTCATTACGCTGTTATTCCCGGTTCATTCCCATCCTGAACCAGATCACAAAGCTCATAAATCATAAAGTTTTATCGTCAGAATGAACGGTTGCGATCAACCGCTGAGTTGGATAGGCAAAGGAAATTTGATCCTCTTGGGCAAAAGATTGCAAAATATCTTCCCAGATAGCCTCCTGGGTTCCACGCCGTTGACGGGGTTCGCAGAGATAGCGAATTGTTAGTAGAATGCCGCTTTCCTCGACAGATGTATAGACCGTGGGTGTCAGTTTGGAATAGAAGATCATATACTTTTGGGCCGCCTGTTTAAGTTGGGATTGGGCGGCTTCGCTTAGATGTTCAGCATGGCGGTTAGCAATGACCAACAAAATACCTTTGGCTTTCTTCCAATCACTTTCAAAATTTATCAAGACAGGCACTTCATTCCATAGGTGTTGAAACCCTTGTGAATAATTGGCAACAGATTCCTGAAAAATTTTACCGTTCGGGACGTGGACGACTCGGCCCGTACTTTGATCCGCGGCCACCCAATTGCCAATCTCCATAAGCGTAAATTGAAAAATACCGACATCAATCACGTCTCCAGCTTGATCTCCAATTTGGATGCGATCTCCCACCCGTAGAGGCTGCCGAGAGAGAATGAACACCCACCCCACAAAATCTACTAGGGGTTCTTTCAAGGCCACTGCCACACCCGCTGTCACGATACCAAGAAAAGTCGAGATATCCTGGAGTTCAGGAATCCAGGGACGTCCCACAACTAAAACGGTAATTCCAGAACTGACGTAGCTAACCCACTTTCGCCATCCATACAGGATGCGCGGATCACTAATACGACGATTGAGGAGACGGAGAGCAAACCATCTGAGACTGATGACAAAAATTAAGCCCAAGAGAGATGTAATAAGCTTTGTCTGCAACTCTGGCTCTACGCCCAGCAGGGTATTGATTATATTCATAGTCAGGTTAAAGTAGGCAAAGAAAAGCGGAAGGTACTCCCCACTCCCAATTGACTTTCAGCCACAATTTTCCCGCCTTGTAGCTCTACGAGGCGGCGTGATATTGCGAGTCCAATGCCTGTGTTTCGGGTAGATTGTGCTTTTGATACTTTAGAACGCCAAAACCGCTCAAAAACATGAGGGAGATCATCATCAGAAATCCCTGAACCTGTATCTTGGACCGCAATCCAAACTTCATGGTCTCCCGATGTAACCTGGACAGTAATGGTTCCAGATGTTGTGTGTCGAAGTGCATTACTGAGTAAATTCATCAAGATCTGCTCAGTACGAACCGAATCAGCTAACACAAAAGGAGTATTGGCGGGGAAATCGAGTTGCAGCACTGGTCCATCATCATCCAGTTGAGCTGAAAGGGTTTGAATCAGCCTGTCTACCAGCGGCTTGATAGCCAAAGGCGTTAAATTTAGGGATAAATGTCCAGCTTCTGCTATGGATAGCTCCTGAACATCATTCGTGAGGCGCTCTAGACGCCGCGTTTCTTGGATTAAGAGTTGATACGCCTCTAGATTTGGGGTCAATTTATCTGCTTCCCAAGCTTCTAAATAGCCTCGAATGATCGTTAACGGTGTTCGCAGTTCATGGGTTAAATCTGTGATCAGTTCTCTCCTACGCTGTTCGACATCTTCGAGCTGAATTGCCATCCGGTTGAAGCTGCGGCCAAGGCGATTGAGTTCAGGAATCTCGCTAGCGGGAACACGCTCGTTGAGATCACCCAAAGCGACCTGATGAATAATTTGCTCCATATGAATCAGGGAACGAGTGATCCTACTGGCAACCCAGAAGCTCAAAAATGCGGCAGTGATGCCTCCCACAAGAATTGCCCAGGCAGTACTATGGCTCCAAGCGGCGTCATAGCTTTCTAGCAGAACATCGCGTGCGGTGCGAATGGTGAATCCTTTACCTTCCAGCCGTGCCAGCCGACTCGCAAATACGTTTGCAGACAAGGCTTTACTGATTAATATGAAGCTCAGAAGCGGTATTCCCATCACCAGCAGATGAGAGATCAACAGACGTGATCTCAATCCTATTCTTCTCATCATTAGGTTCCAGGAGTATCTTCAAACCGATACCCGACCCCCTTGACAGTCTTAATAAACGTAGGTTGCGATGGATCAGGTTCAATTTTTTTTCGTAGCCGAGCAATTTGAGTATCCACAACCCTTTCCTCGCCAAAATAATCATCGCCCCAGAGCTTATCAAGCAGCTGCATGCGGTTCCAAACACGGCCAGGAGTACTCGTAAATGTCGCCATCAACTTAAACTCCAACATCGTTAGCTCTAGGAGTTCATCTGTTGATGACATATGTTGATAGGCTCGGTGCTGTTCCATATCAACCGTAAAGTGCTCAGTTCTATAGACTTGAGCAGCCTCAGTTTGTCTCAGACTGCGTCGTAACAACGCTCGGACCCTCGCCACTAGCTCAATGGGGCTAAAAGGTTTGACCAAGTAATCATCAGCACCAGTCGATAATCCAATCACTCGATCAATTTCTTCGCCCTTAGCAGTTAGCATTAATATATAAGGATCTTTGGTGTTAGCCTGTTTGCGAATACGAGTACAGACTTCAAGACCATCCAAACCAGGGAGCTTCAGATCGAGGATGATTAGATCTGGCTGTAATTGTTGATAAAATCGTAGTGCGTCTAATCCATCATGGCAGCTTTGACATGCAAAGTCTTCTTGTTCAAGGAGCTGCTGGATAAATCGAGCGATTTCAATTTCATCTTCAACAATCAAAATAGATGGCTTCATCGTTTATCAATGATTTATTACAGCTCGGTGAGATAGGGCTGGGGTGAAGATTAGCATCTTAAGTCTAAACCTGTTCACACCAATGACATTATTTTTAAACAGACCTGACACGTAGGTTTTATGGCGAGATAAGCCTCATGGTGCTTGCCACCCAATCTGATGCCTGATTGACACTCCACTGAGGTATGTTTGGCACAAACGTTCCATATCGTTAGGGATAACCATGTCACCTACTGCTTAGAAGAGCAGTGATGGCATCTAAGGCACCCAAATATATTATGCGGCACAGTACTTTACTCCATCGTCAGGTTGTTGACTCTATTTCAAGGCAATCCTTAGGGAGAGTCACTGATCTCTGGATTGATCTGCGCCAGCATCGAGTCATCGGCTTTAGCAGTCATGCTGAATATGGGGGCATCAGTCTTCGTTCATATTTCTGGAAGCAGATTGAGGCCATTGAAGCCCAGCAAATTGTGGTGCAATCTCTCCCAACTATCCATCCTCGTCTAATACTGAATATAAATCCTGAAACTGGGATGGCTGTTAAAGACCCACTTGCCTCTTGGAATATGGAACCAACGGGGAGATTGGATGGGTGAGATTATAGATTTTAGATTCGATGCTAACTCAGGAACCATTGACTATTATGTCTGTGCACCTCACTCAAATGTAGCGAAGGAACAACAACTGTTATATCTGTCAGCATCAATATTAGTTGATGGTGGTCAGGGTCGGCTATTTGTACCCGATCAGGTCCTACAACAGATTAAATTTGAAACGGAAGAGTTATCTAGAAAATGTGCGTGAAGACTCCAACTATACGAATGTTAGTTGGAGATGTGTATAGCACTCCATTCCAAGCATATTGTTATGCCGAACATGCTAGTTTAATAGTATGATTGTACTAGAGTTTAAAGCAAGAACCAGTCAGCATCAAACAAGTGCGATTGATGAAGCCATCAGGACAGCTCAATTCATTCGTAATAAGTGCTTGCGCTTTTGGATGGATAACAAAGGTACAGGCAAATACGACTTAAACAAGTTTTGTAGAGTTCTTGCTAATGATTTTCCTTTTGCTAAGCAACTCAACTCAATGGCTCGGCAGGCAAGTGCTGAAAGAGCTTGGAGTTCAATCAGTCGCTTCTATGAGAATTGCAAACAGGGTATAAAGCCCGTTGGCTTTCCAAGGTTTAAGAAGCATTCTCGGTCAGTGGAATACAAAACCTCTGGGTGGAAGCTTCTGAGTCCTAAAAAGATTAAATTCACTGACGGTTTTAATATTGGTGAGCTGCGTTTAATCGGGACTTATGACTTAGCAAGCTATGACGAGAGTCAAATCAAGCGAGTCAGGTTAGTTCGTAGAGCAGATGGCTACTATGTGCAATTCTGCATCAGCGTTGATGTCAAAATTGAGCTAGAACCCACCGGCAACACCATTGGCTTAGATGTGGGCTTAGAGTCCTTCTACACCGATAGCAACGGCTACAAAGAACCTCCTGAAAAGTTTTATCGCAGTTCTCAAAAGAAACGTCATCGGTTACAAAAACGATTGAGCAGGACTCAAAAAAGTTCAGCGAATCGGCATAAAGCTATTCATCGCCTAGCCAGACATGAATTAAAAGTCTCACGGCAGCGTAAAGAAAGGGCTAAGAGACTGGCCCTTTGCGTGATCCAATCTAACGATTTGGTTGTTTATGAGAACTTGAGGATTCGCAATATGGTGAAGAACCACTGTCTGGCTCAGTCGATCCATGATGCAGGCTGGTATCAGTTCAGACAGTGGCTGGAGTACTTTGGGAAAAAGTATGGCAAGGTCACCGTGGCTGTGGAACCTGCATACACCTCTCAAGAATGTTCTGATTGTGGTGTACTCGTTAAAAAGTCTTTGTCTACTCGAACTCATGTTTGTGCATGTGGCTGCAAGTTAGACAGGGATGAGAATGCAGCCATCAATATCTTGAGAAAAGGAATCGCTACCACAGGGCATGTGGGAAGCGGGCTACTCGATAGTCAAAACGCTTCTGGAGATGAGGCCGCTACTGTGTTGAACTCAGGTTTAATGCAGCAAGTCACGTCGCTGAAAGAAGAATCTCCTGCTATACCCGTAGGGTTAGCGGGATGAGTGTCAAACGATCACAATGCTTACCCAAAGCATTTGTCCAAAGTTAGAGTCCTGCAAGTCCCACCCCCTTGCCCTTCTTCCATCCATTAGTTTGTTTTACCCTACTCAAATTAATCGCTATATAGTAGAGGGGGTGGAGTATTCTGTTTGCTAAAGTGGATTGATTTTCCCTACTTTGCCCAGAGATTTCCAACTATGCCAACTCAGCGGTAGGAAAGTTAGCTAAGGTCAACTCGCTGGATACAGGTTCTATCTCCTGCATAAAGTCGTCTATCACTGTCATCCATCCCCGACCAACAGAGAGAATCGAGGTAGGAGGCAGATAGAATCTTTGGGCCGTAAGCCGTCTAAGACTTCTCACTGTAAGAATATAATCCATGACCATCCCAGAGTAGGGATAAATACGACAGTCCGAAATCTTACCCACGAAGTTGCCGGTACTAGTCCAAACCTCATGAGTGATGTGAGTATCTACTACAATCTGCCTTTCTAGCTCAAGATTCGTAGTGACATTTTGATAAGGCGTGGGAATGGTTTTCACTAGAATTCTTTGGGCTTCGAGAGTAGCAATCTGATCCCATGGGAAAGTACAGGGATCGTTGTCCAATACTCCCAAACGGCAAGTGAATCCTATCACTTGGTGATCTTGGTAATTCAGCCAGACTTGGGTGACACGCCCCAATCTTTCAGAAGCAGCTTCATTGGTGACCTGACGGTTGAGCAAACTACTATAAGTGATTAATGCGCCTTCTTGAGTTGACATTGGGCTTTCCCAGTTTTCGAATAGAGTAGTTGGATGATTCCAGTTATGATCTCAAACTTTAAATTATCTATGTGTCATTTTGATGTCAGGTTATTGTCCCTGTCTGTGTCTCCCTATCTAGTGTGATTCTTTGCAATGTTCTTCACCTCCCACTTACTCCAGGCAAAGAGTTTTTTCTCAGCCATCCTCCTGTCACATCTTTGTAATCAAAATGACATGGGCATTCAATAAAATGAGTGGATATTTATCATTGAGAAGCAATTGAATTGTGCTGAGGAAGGAAGCAAATCATGACTAATACCCCACAGTATGTTGTTCAATACTCTTATTTCCTTGGTCGTGAAGTATTGGATGTTAACACGACTAAACCTCTTGGCAGAATCTCAGAAGTGTGGGTTGATTTATCCGATCAAGAAGTGTTGGGATTTAACTGCCGTGCTGGTTTTTGGGATTTCGATCCATGCACCTATCCATTGAGTCAGATTCGGATGCTCAATGATCAGCAAATTGCCGTGGACCCTACTATGGAGTTAAGCCCATCTTTAATGTCCAATCTGTTGTCAGGCAGTTCAGTTATTTCAGGTGATTGTATCAATCATGGGGTTTGGACACAGAGAGGAAAGTGGATCGGTGATGTAAAGGATTACAATTTTGACCTTCGCTCTGGTGAAATTATTAACTATCTATGTACAGAGAAAAGCGAGAACGGAGCGATCAAGCGACAGTTTCCAGTGCCCAACTATAGTGTTGTCAATGCTGGTTTAGGGTGGCTTCAGGTGGATGAGTTCGTATTACCTCTAGGTGATATTGAGATTGAGGAAGTACTGATTTCTAATCACCTATCAATAGTGGGCTAGGCATATTGAATAAGTGAAATCGTCTATTAACCGATTTCACTTATTCATATTGAACTCGTGGCAATATTCCAGGTCAGCGGGACTGCAAACCCAAAATCAGTGGTAACACCAGAAGCGTGGAAAGATCTACTAACCTGTATGATGACAGATAGCAGATCTCCCCGCGCCTAAATTAGGACTTGAATCCAGGGACTTGCGTTAGCTTGCTTCAGAAGTATGGCTAGCTTCTAATGCGGTCTGAGAAGTCTCACTATTATTGTTTTCACTTAAAAAGTTTACTTTGACCACTTTATTCTGTTCTCTTTCAACTTTAGGTAGCGTAAGAATAAGAATGCCTTGGTCAAAAGACGCCTCGACTTTTGTATTTTGAATGGCGACAGGTAGTTTGCTGGCTCGACGGAAGCAACCATAGCTAATGTCTGAGAATAGCCTTTTTGTTTCTTCCTTCAGCTCCTCAGGATGACGTACTCCAAAGATTGAAATAGATTCATGAGTAGCTTGGATGTCTAAGTTCTCTGCTTTTACACCGGGTAAAAAGGTTTTCAGAATTAGAGCGTCACCTCTATCCCATAGATCTATAGTTGGCGTCCAACTTGCATAGGTTTGGGATTCATCAGTATCGAGTATTCCTTCAAAAAGATTATCAATTTGACGGTGAACTGAATCTACTTCTTCAATTGGGTTCCAGTAACGAATCATCATAGGATTTTGACCTCACAATGACTAATAATTATGTAGCGGAAATAACCGCTTTCTTTGTGTTGAATCTAATATGCAATATCTGGCCTTTAGTTGAGAAGCATGAAAACCCCACTTCTCATGTCGAGAAAGCCCTACATGTTGGGAGAATTAAAGGGTCGAAACTGTTGGCAAAATGTTCTGCAATGATCTCATACGGCTGAAATTGGCTTTTAACCGTTTATTCAGTTAGCCTTTTTGAGATTGAGGTATGTTACCTCTCAAACTCAAACTCAATCATTCTCACTCTATGGAAGCTGAAAGCGCAAGGAACCAAGAGATTTTAAAGATTGAGTCTACGAATATGAATTGATCGAATGATAATAATAGATCCAGGCATGTTTTTTTACATTGACACTCCCCGGTCTAAAGACGCGGGGATTCATAGCGCTGCTAAGCTGTAGATCTCAAAGTCCACAGTCTTAACCGCCTAGGCATAGTCAAAGTTATGCCTCTACTGGGTCTGCATTGCATTCCCACTACGTTTGATTTACGACCAATATTCCAGGCCCCATTGCAGTCCGCATTGATGAGAATGCCGTCTGCACTTTTATACAACCCGCGCTTAACCCTCCGTCCCGAAGCTTTCCAACCCTCGGGTTTTTCACCGAATACGGGAATCTCATCAAGATCTAAAGCACTCGCTTGGGAGGTATAGCTTTCCTCTTGTTCAACGAACTCAATTCCTATCTGTTCAGCCATCTGAGCAATCCGATTCTTCAGCTTAGCGGTGGGGATTTGCACAAACTTCTGATTGGTCTTCTTGCCCATATTGGCTTTTTGTTTCTGGCCTTGATTCCAGCCAAAGACAATCGCACCAATATTATTTTCAATACAGTAGTTGATCACCATCCGAGCCGCTTTATTCACAGCATCCCGCATTTGGCGACGGCGCTTATCTAGAAAATGTGCGTGAAGACTCCAACTATACGAATGTTAGTTGGAGTCTTCACGCACATTTTCTAGATAAGCCAACTATACTCATCATTACTTATTAGCTGAGTATTATGTACCAAGGTTTGACTCTACTCTGTGACTATTTTGTGAGTTTGAGATGCAGACTGAGAATGTTCATGCGGTTTTATTTGAGGTTCCCCCACCAAAATGACTGAGCCTGAAAGCTGATTGAGCAAGGGCGTCGTACTAGAACCAAGGCTTAGCCTATTATTGATACGACGGCGTACCGCTCTCAACACCACTAAATCATAGTTCTCCGCAACTTCGGCTATTGCGGAGATGGGGTTGTCTGCTTCCAAAATCTGGGTCTGAATCCGAGCCTCCGTTTCGGGCAAACGCGAAACTAGAATTTCTAGCTGTTTTTGAATACGCGTTTTGTTCAGTGTGGAAGCCCGAGGACTACAAATGTGTAAGAGCGTTATCTTTCCACCATTAACTGCAGTCAATACCTGGGCAACGCGTAAAACTCTGAGCATAGACGGATTGGGAGTCTTAATGGGCACCAAAATGTTGTGAAGCTGAGTTGGGGACACCAGTAACTGAGCCACCACCACCAAAGAATGAGCCATTGCCAGTACATCGTCCTGAATGCTGCCAAGCAGATGTCCGCTGCCCCACGGACGAGGTCCCATTCCCAACACGATCACCTTGGCGTCTTCTTCCCGACCGACGTAGCTGATCGCTTGGGCAATGTCATTCGCAATTCGCATTCGAGGCACAAGAGGAATATTGAACGTTTCATTAATATGTTCTGCAGCTGTTAAT contains:
- a CDS encoding Hsp20/alpha crystallin family protein — translated: MMIRYWNPIEEVDSVHRQIDNLFEGILDTDESQTYASWTPTIDLWDRGDALILKTFLPGVKAENLDIQATHESISIFGVRHPEELKEETKRLFSDISYGCFRRASKLPVAIQNTKVEASFDQGILILTLPKVEREQNKVVKVNFLSENNNSETSQTALEASHTSEAS
- a CDS encoding succinylglutamate desuccinylase/aspartoacylase family protein, with protein sequence MTPITVGGITVAPGTEQRIELPIARLPTQTMLSLPVHVINGHSDGPHLWLSAAIHGDELNGVEIIRQVLEQVKPNKLQGALLAVPIVNIFGFIEQSRYLPDRRDLNRSFPGSAKGSLAGRIAHLFMKEIVSHCSHGIDLHTASNHRVNLPQIRANLDDSETYRCAQAFGAPAIIHANTRDGSLRQAAAKQGISVLLYESGEALRFDQEAIKVGVEGVLQVMSVLKMLDSDSTNTQGTTPQESRDTKWVRASQSGILHLQIELGQAVSKRQKIGYIADALGDTNKRVQSPCDGMVIGFTKNPLVNQGDGIVHIAAGSFRN
- a CDS encoding mechanosensitive ion channel family protein, translating into MNIINTLLGVEPELQTKLITSLLGLIFVISLRWFALRLLNRRISDPRILYGWRKWVSYVSSGITVLVVGRPWIPELQDISTFLGIVTAGVAVALKEPLVDFVGWVFILSRQPLRVGDRIQIGDQAGDVIDVGIFQFTLMEIGNWVAADQSTGRVVHVPNGKIFQESVANYSQGFQHLWNEVPVLINFESDWKKAKGILLVIANRHAEHLSEAAQSQLKQAAQKYMIFYSKLTPTVYTSVEESGILLTIRYLCEPRQRRGTQEAIWEDILQSFAQEDQISFAYPTQRLIATVHSDDKTL
- a CDS encoding response regulator transcription factor produces the protein MKPSILIVEDEIEIARFIQQLLEQEDFACQSCHDGLDALRFYQQLQPDLIILDLKLPGLDGLEVCTRIRKQANTKDPYILMLTAKGEEIDRVIGLSTGADDYLVKPFSPIELVARVRALLRRSLRQTEAAQVYRTEHFTVDMEQHRAYQHMSSTDELLELTMLEFKLMATFTSTPGRVWNRMQLLDKLWGDDYFGEERVVDTQIARLRKKIEPDPSQPTFIKTVKGVGYRFEDTPGT
- a CDS encoding PRC-barrel domain-containing protein, producing the protein MTNTPQYVVQYSYFLGREVLDVNTTKPLGRISEVWVDLSDQEVLGFNCRAGFWDFDPCTYPLSQIRMLNDQQIAVDPTMELSPSLMSNLLSGSSVISGDCINHGVWTQRGKWIGDVKDYNFDLRSGEIINYLCTEKSENGAIKRQFPVPNYSVVNAGLGWLQVDEFVLPLGDIEIEEVLISNHLSIVG
- a CDS encoding DUF1830 domain-containing protein, which encodes MLAVEKRPTTLAQRCCCYVNQTAHFQVLRIVNIPYFYFERAVFPGQQLLFETPPTAQIEVYTGSPMSAMLSDRFPCTQLFI
- a CDS encoding RNA-guided endonuclease TnpB family protein, with product MIVLEFKARTSQHQTSAIDEAIRTAQFIRNKCLRFWMDNKGTGKYDLNKFCRVLANDFPFAKQLNSMARQASAERAWSSISRFYENCKQGIKPVGFPRFKKHSRSVEYKTSGWKLLSPKKIKFTDGFNIGELRLIGTYDLASYDESQIKRVRLVRRADGYYVQFCISVDVKIELEPTGNTIGLDVGLESFYTDSNGYKEPPEKFYRSSQKKRHRLQKRLSRTQKSSANRHKAIHRLARHELKVSRQRKERAKRLALCVIQSNDLVVYENLRIRNMVKNHCLAQSIHDAGWYQFRQWLEYFGKKYGKVTVAVEPAYTSQECSDCGVLVKKSLSTRTHVCACGCKLDRDENAAINILRKGIATTGHVGSGLLDSQNASGDEAATVLNSGLMQQVTSLKEESPAIPVGLAG
- a CDS encoding PRC-barrel domain-containing protein, encoding MSTQEGALITYSSLLNRQVTNEAASERLGRVTQVWLNYQDHQVIGFTCRLGVLDNDPCTFPWDQIATLEAQRILVKTIPTPYQNVTTNLELERQIVVDTHITHEVWTSTGNFVGKISDCRIYPYSGMVMDYILTVRSLRRLTAQRFYLPPTSILSVGRGWMTVIDDFMQEIEPVSSELTLANFPTAELA
- a CDS encoding HAMP domain-containing sensor histidine kinase encodes the protein MSANVFASRLARLEGKGFTIRTARDVLLESYDAAWSHSTAWAILVGGITAAFLSFWVASRITRSLIHMEQIIHQVALGDLNERVPASEIPELNRLGRSFNRMAIQLEDVEQRRRELITDLTHELRTPLTIIRGYLEAWEADKLTPNLEAYQLLIQETRRLERLTNDVQELSIAEAGHLSLNLTPLAIKPLVDRLIQTLSAQLDDDGPVLQLDFPANTPFVLADSVRTEQILMNLLSNALRHTTSGTITVQVTSGDHEVWIAVQDTGSGISDDDLPHVFERFWRSKVSKAQSTRNTGIGLAISRRLVELQGGKIVAESQLGVGSTFRFSLPTLT